The DNA segment AACCATGATGGCGATCGATGAAATTAGCAAAAATCCTTCCCTTTCCGCGACATTTGCATTGATTCGTTTGAATGAATCTTTAACTGATGAAAAGTTCACAAAACGGATTGGGGAAGCACTACTTCGAAGAAAAGCATTTGGAAAGTATGCAATCTTTCTTGTAGAAGATGATTATCTAAGATCAGAACCTAACGAACGATCCGTTCCTTTATCTTATATTAAAAATAAAGAAATTGGTCTTATCCTATCAGAAACCAAAAAAGAATTCGCTGTTCGGATTGGTGAAGACATAGTCACAGATAAATACATCCAAATGAAAATGGAATCTACATTACCTGGAGCAAGGAATGCTTTTGTGACCGGTTGGGTATTTTATCCAAAAATTGATATCATCGAAGTGAAACAATTAGGCAGTGATGGAAATTCAGGGAAGTATTCTCAGCTAAAAAAAGGAAAACACAAAAACTTGTTTAATCCTATCGAGGAAATAAAAGTCCCTAGAAAGGAGTAGTTTTATCTTTTGAGAGAATGGTGGGAACCCATTCCACCGTTCCTTGTTTGAGTGGGACCTTTGGAATCATCCAATGTAACCCGCAAAACCAAGATAAAAAATAAGAAGAAAACGGCATTACTCCCCAGACGTCAAATCCAGTTGATGCGATAACCATAACTCCTTTGTATCCTGATTTGTAAATTTTACGCATCATCCACAATCCAGAAGTTTGAGTTTCCATTGTGACATCGGAGATGATCATATCGTAATCAGTGGACTTCATAAATAATTCCAAACCTTGTTTTGCATCAACAGCTCTGTCGGAAGTTATTTTTTTACCATCCAAATATAATTTAAGATTGTTCGCATAGCGGTCATTATCATCAACTATCAGAACTTTTTTCATATTTGGATCTCCGCATCCGCAAATTGACTATCATATAGTTTTTTATAAATACCATTTTGTTCGAGTAAAGAATCGTGATCACCTTGTTCCTTTATCTCACCTTCTTCGATGACAACTATGTTTTTGATTCGCCTTACGGTCGATAATCGATGTGCAATTATAAAAGTTGTACGATTTTGAAATAGTCTTTCGAGGGCTCGGCTCACCAAACGTTCCGATTCAGCATCAAGAGCACTCGTCGCTTCGTCTAAAATCATAATCTCGGCATTTCGTAATAATGCCCGAGCAATGACTAAACGTTGCCTTTGCCCACCACTTAAATCTAATCCACGTACACCAATCATGGTATCATATCCGTTTTCCATTTTGGTGATAAAATCATGTGCATTCGCCAAACGAGCAGCCCTTACCACTTCCTTTCGTGTGGCTGCACCTGTTCCATACGCGATGTTTTCAGCAATGGTTCCGTGAAAGAGGAAAATTTCTTGGGTCACAATTCCAATTTTTTTGCGAAGGGATTTGAGAGAGTATTGTTTGATATCAATTCCATCAATTTTGATCTGTCCTGCTGTTGGATCAAAAAAACGTGGAATTAAATCCATCATTGTGGATTTTCCAGAACCACTTGTTCCCACAAATGCATAAGTTTCGCCAAGTTTGATATCCAAATTGATTCCTTTGAGAACTTCTTGGTTGGTTCCAGGATATGAAAAATGGATATTTTCGAATTTGATTCCGTCTTTGATCTTTTCAAGAACTGTTTCATCACCATGTTCGATTACTTCTGGGTCCCGATCGATGATTTCAAAAATACGTTTTCCAGCAGAATTGGCTTGGGTGATTTTTCCTACCATTTGCGAAAGTTGAGTGAGTGGCCTCATTAAAAATAATAAAGTT comes from the Leptospira ellinghausenii genome and includes:
- a CDS encoding response regulator, yielding MKKVLIVDDNDRYANNLKLYLDGKKITSDRAVDAKQGLELFMKSTDYDMIISDVTMETQTSGLWMMRKIYKSGYKGVMVIASTGFDVWGVMPFSSYFLSWFCGLHWMIPKVPLKQGTVEWVPTILSKDKTTPF